The following coding sequences are from one Vulpes vulpes isolate BD-2025 chromosome 12, VulVul3, whole genome shotgun sequence window:
- the TRIM32 gene encoding E3 ubiquitin-protein ligase TRIM32, with the protein MATAAAAASHLNLDALREVLECPICMESFTEEQLRPKLLHCGHTICRQCLEKLLASSINGVRCPFCSKITRITSLTQLTDNLTVLKIIDTAGLSEAVGLLMCRSCGRRLPRQFCRSCGVVLCEPCREADHQPPSHCTLPVKEAAEERRQDFGEKLARLRELMGELQRRKVALEGVSKDLQARYKAVLQEYGHEERRVQEELARSRKFFTGSLAEVEKSNSQVVEEQSYLLNIAEVQAVSRCDYFLAKIKQADVALLEETADEEEPELTASLPRELTLQDVELLKVGHVGPLQIGQAVKKPRTVNMEDSWAMEAAASAASTSVTFREMDMSPEEVAASPRASPAKQRSAETATNMQQCLFLKKMGAKGSTPGMFNLPVSLYVTSQGEVLVADRGNYRIQVFTRKGFLKEIRRSPSGIDSFVLSFLGADLPNLTPLSVAMNCQGLIGVTDSYDNSLKVYTLDGHCVACHRSQLSKPWGITALPSGQFVVTDVEGGKLWCFTVDRGAGVVKYSCLCSAVRPKFVTCDAEGTVYFTQGLGLNLENRQNEHHLEGGFSIGSVGPDGQLGRQISHFFSENEDFRCIAGMCVDARGDLIVADSSRKEILHFPKGGGYSVLIREGLTCPVGIALTPKGQLLVLDCWDHCIKIYSYHLRRYSTP; encoded by the coding sequence ATGGCCACCGCGGCGGCAGCAGCGTCTCACCTGAACCTGGACGCCCTCCGGGAAGTGCTGGAATGCCCCATCTGCATGGAGTCCTTCACAGAGGAGCAGTTGCGGCCCAAGCTCCTGCACTGTGGCCATACCATCTGCCGCCAGTGCCTGGAGAAGCTCCTGGCCAGTAGCATCAATGGTGTCCGCTGTCCCTTTTGCAGCAAGATTACCCGCATCACCAGCCTCACCCAGCTGACAGACAACTTGACGGTGCTGAAGATCATTGACACCGCTGGGCTGAGTGAGGCTGTGGGGCTGCTCATGTGCCGGTCCTGTGGGCGGCGGCTGCCCAGGCAGTTCTGCAGGAGCTGCGGTGTGGTGCTGTGTGAGCCCTGTCGGGAGGCGGACCACCAGCCCCCCAGCCACTGTACACTCCCTGTCAAAGAGGCAGCTGAGGAGCGGCGTCAGGACTTCGGAGAGAAGCTGGCCCGTCTGCGGGAGCTGATGGGGGAGCTGCAGCGGCGGAAGGTGGCCTTGGAAGGGGTCTCCAAGGACCTTCAGGCAAGGTATAAAGCAGTTCTCCAGGAGTATGGGCACGAGGAGCGCAGGGTCCAGGAAGAGCTGGCTCGCTCTCGCAAGTTCTTCACAGGCTCTTTGGCTGAGGTTGAGAAGTCCAACAGCCAAGTGGTAGAGGAGCAGAGTTACCTGCTTAACATTGCAGAGGTGCAGGCGGTGTCTCGCTGTGACTACTTCCTGGCCAAGATCAAGCAGGCGGATGTAGCACTACTGGAGGAGACAGCGGATGAGGAGGAGCCAGAGCTCACGGCCAGCCTGCCCCGGGAGCTCACCCTACAGGATGTGGAGCTGCTTAAGGTGGGCCATGTCGGCCCGCTCCAAATCGGGCAGGCTGTTAAAAAGCCCCGGACAGTCAACATGGAAGATTCCTGGGCCATGGAGGCTGCAGCCTCTGCTGCCTCTACCTCCGTTACGTTCAGAGAGATGGACATGAGCCCCGAGGAAGTGGCTGCCAGCCCCCGGGCCTCACCTGCTAAGCAGCGGAGTGCCGAGACAGCCACCAATATGCAGCAGTGCCTCTTCCTCAAGAAGATGGGGGCCAAGGGCAGCACTCCAGGCATGTTCAACCTTCCGGTCAGTCTCTACGTGACCAGTCAAGGCGAGGTGCTGGTTGCTGACCGGGGCAACTACCGTATACAAGTCTTTACTCGGAAAGGCTTTTTGAAGGAGATCCGCCGCAGCCCTAGTGGCATCGACAGCTTCGTGCTGAGCTTCCTCGGCGCCGATCTGCCCAATCTCACTCCTCTCTCAGTGGCCATGAACTGCCAAGGACTGATCGGCGTAACCGACAGctatgacaactccctcaaggTGTATACCCTGGATGGCCACTGCGTGGCCTGTCACAGGAGCCAGCTGAGCAAACCCTGGGGCATCACGGCCCTTCCGTCCGGCCAGTTTGTGGTAACTGACGTGGAGGGCGGAAAGCTCTGGTGCTTCACCGTTGACCGAGGAGCAGGGGTGGTCAAATACAGCTGCCTCTGTAGCGCTGTGCGGCCCAAGTTTGTCACCTGTGACGCGGAGGGCACCGTCTACTTCACCCAGGGCTTGGGCCTCAATCTGGAGAATCGGCAGAATGAGCACCACCTGGAGGGTGGCTTCTCCATCGGCTCCGTGGGCCCCGATGGCCAGCTGGGTCGCCAGATCAGCCACTTCTTCTCAGAGAATGAGGATTTCCGCTGCATCGCCGGCATGTGTGTGGATGCTCGTGGTGACCTCATCGTGGCTGACAGTAGTCGAAAGGAAATTCTCCACTTCCCCAAGGGTGGGGGCTATAGCGTCCTCATTCGAGAGGGGCTCACGTGTCCGGTGGGCATCGCCCTCACTCCTAAAGGGCAGCTCCTGGTCTTGGACTGTTGGGATCACTGCATCAAGATTTACAGCTACCATCTGAGAAGATACTCTACCCCTTAG